TCACCGTCTTCATCAAAAATCAAGATATTGCCGATTTGTATATTCGGATATTTTCCCAGATTTAGGCATCTGTGTGATTCAGCCATAGCAATTAAGGCAAAACCAGCCCCACCACACAAATAAAAACGAGTGTTATTGCTCGCAAGCGTTTTGCTAGACAGGCTAGAGACTTCCATGAAAGACTCTACAGCTTCATCGTAGCTAATTTCCCCTCTCTCATGCAGCTCACTAATTTTAGTTTGAAGTTCATTGCGCTTTAGTTCTGCTAGGGCTTCTATATCTTCAGCTTGTGCTGAAGATAAATTTATAAGTAATGCCGCCATTACAACTCCTAAAGCCCGTAGACCTAATCTTTCTCTAAATAATGTATTTACTTGTCCCATTCTCATCTCCTTTGTTTTGATATTTTGCGACGCATTACACATAGCAAAGCTTATACCAAGTTGCAAAAAATTATTTAGTAATAAAATCAAGCATTTAGATGTAAGTCCTTTCTCATTTGGCACAAATCGAGTTACTTATGTCGCAGAAAACTATTCACATCCTTCTATGAGCTACGTTTTTTAGTTATGTTAGTGTTTGTTTGAGTAAAAAACTTTAGGCTTTAAGAGTTAAGTTTGCTTTAAGAAAGGAAACTTAAAACGATGAAGAAAGATGTTTTTTTAAACTTGCAGAGGCTTTTGATGGTGTTTCACTCTAAGTTAGTTTGCCAGGACAATGCGCTATAGTTCGTATTACTCCTGGTAATTGTTTCTTAAAATTTTTTAATGTTTCCAGAGCGTTTGAAGCGTTTTATATATTTTACTAACAAAAAAGCTGCTTACGCGTGTAAGCAGCTTTTGTAGTTAAGTAAATTTTAAGCTTCATTTAGATTACTCTACGCCAACAGTACTGGTTAAAACAACTTCATTGTAGAGAAGTTTGCGTTCACCTTTACCTTGAGATTTTGCCCAACGAGCAGTGTCCATGACATTCACGAGCGTTTGATAGTTAATACTTTTATCTGGGAACATCATAACCGCTTTGCCTCGAGGAAATCGTTCTTTAATACTTTGCAGTGTTAGGTTGAGTTTGTCATAGTCAAACTTGCCTTTACTTTTTCTAATACTTGTTCGGACACTATCCAGCTCTTGAGCTGTGAGGTTGTCGCCGCTACCGCTGATATGAAATCCATCAGATTCAACTCTTAAACTTATGTTTAAAACTTTTTCAGACTGTCCAGGTTTTAAAGGAGCATCAGCTATGGTTGGTACTGAAGCATTAATGATACTGAGTTTGATAAATGCTGCATTCATCAACAAGAAGGGGATTAGCACCACGAATAAGTTCATCATGGGTGTTAAGTTTACTTCTTCTTCAGTTGCAGTTTCTCTTACTGGAAATGTATCTTGTCCAAACATAGTGATTCTCCTTTAATTCCCGCCCCTATTAATGGTTTTGACCTCTGATTACTCTTTGAGGTCCCACGCGCAAATCTTTATTTGATGCTGAAATCATATTCAAAAGCTCAATAGAGGACTCTTGAATACTGTCTAAAATTTTATTTTGACGGTTCATTAGGATGTTAAAACCAATCAAACAGGGAATGGCCACAATCAAACCTGAAGCAGTTGTGAACATCGCTACAGAAA
This window of the bacterium genome carries:
- a CDS encoding biopolymer transporter ExbD, giving the protein MFGQDTFPVRETATEEEVNLTPMMNLFVVLIPFLLMNAAFIKLSIINASVPTIADAPLKPGQSEKVLNISLRVESDGFHISGSGDNLTAQELDSVRTSIRKSKGKFDYDKLNLTLQSIKERFPRGKAVMMFPDKSINYQTLVNVMDTARWAKSQGKGERKLLYNEVVLTSTVGVE